A section of the Bacteroidota bacterium genome encodes:
- a CDS encoding DNA internalization-related competence protein ComEC/Rec2 → MSYLYAFKTDSASLAGGKMFGVQDRVLIRISKAAPGLKSVPQLGSNLEVFGSLQPFRGPTNPHEFAWGLALQAQMQTSALLEVHSGYDLYMLGPPQRTIWSQIFEIASIAHAWIATQLDSAVRDVPTRGFIKAVVLGDRGEMERETLDDFTVAGVAHILAVSGFNVAIVGIVIAQLLRIFGIFWHRPRTIITMIAVFAYAAIVGWQPSVVRALFMIELYLLALLFERKPDSLNIIASAALVELVIRPSDLFDVSFQLSYAAVLGLILIAPQIRRLLGISSEDSQPHRTSIDRLMQNRSARRFAEAAALSLGATIASYPVIAAHFYRISIVGIFANLPAIPLSALITALGFLLIPLTALSSFLGHIYGDAATYLTNVLLLITRLSAHLPQASRPAAAPTWIYLAFFGCALTYSLRASTRKQFLGRVVMAAVCYVVLGLLHVPFSDSALVPNEGKLQVLFFDVGQGDCVYIRTPSGSSYLVDFGSMASSGTARVEQSTLPFLRAENSTNVMAGFISHMHSDHYGGAPSLLDHASVAQLFTSGERVHEPLAKSLEHDANIQHTSLHVLSVGNTIRLDTSTEIPVTLYTLHPTRFEIAGMRTNYGLNTNNGSLAFKLVYGRTSFLFLGDIATSDERGMVMSYGGNTNGAPNFLASDVVKVAHHGSLTNSCKELVQCSHPRFAVISVGASNRYGHPAPAVIKRWMGSGANVRQTNRDGAILFASDGTRVEEINWK, encoded by the coding sequence ATGAGCTATCTTTATGCGTTCAAAACAGACTCCGCAAGCCTCGCTGGCGGAAAAATGTTCGGCGTCCAAGATCGCGTTCTGATTCGCATTTCAAAAGCCGCGCCTGGCTTGAAGTCTGTTCCGCAGCTTGGCAGCAATCTCGAAGTCTTCGGATCGCTCCAGCCATTTCGCGGACCAACAAACCCACATGAGTTTGCCTGGGGGCTCGCGCTGCAAGCACAGATGCAGACATCCGCCCTACTAGAAGTTCACTCAGGCTATGACCTGTATATGCTTGGTCCACCGCAACGCACTATCTGGTCACAAATTTTCGAAATCGCTAGTATAGCCCATGCCTGGATTGCCACACAACTCGACTCCGCCGTGCGCGATGTCCCCACCCGTGGTTTCATCAAGGCCGTCGTTCTCGGAGATCGCGGCGAGATGGAACGCGAAACGCTTGATGATTTCACCGTTGCCGGAGTCGCCCATATTCTCGCCGTCAGTGGGTTCAATGTCGCGATCGTCGGAATTGTAATTGCGCAGCTCCTACGCATTTTTGGTATCTTTTGGCATCGTCCCCGCACAATCATTACGATGATTGCCGTTTTCGCGTATGCCGCAATCGTTGGCTGGCAGCCGAGTGTCGTTCGAGCATTGTTTATGATCGAGCTATATCTTCTTGCGTTGCTCTTCGAGCGAAAACCAGATTCACTTAATATTATTGCGAGTGCCGCATTAGTGGAGTTGGTAATTCGGCCTTCGGATCTTTTCGATGTCAGCTTTCAACTGTCGTATGCTGCGGTATTGGGTTTGATTCTGATCGCACCGCAGATCCGACGATTGCTGGGAATCTCGAGCGAGGATTCGCAGCCTCATCGAACATCGATTGATCGCCTCATGCAGAATCGCTCTGCAAGACGATTCGCCGAAGCAGCGGCGCTTAGCCTTGGCGCTACCATCGCCTCCTATCCCGTTATCGCCGCGCACTTCTATCGTATCTCCATCGTAGGAATCTTCGCAAATCTTCCGGCTATTCCGCTCTCTGCTCTGATCACCGCGCTTGGATTTCTGTTGATACCTTTGACCGCTCTTTCGAGCTTCCTGGGTCACATTTATGGCGATGCCGCAACGTATCTGACAAACGTGCTTCTCCTAATCACCAGACTCAGCGCTCATTTGCCCCAGGCCTCGCGTCCCGCCGCTGCACCCACGTGGATTTACCTAGCATTCTTCGGCTGCGCTCTCACATATTCACTTCGAGCCTCCACGCGAAAGCAATTCCTTGGGCGCGTCGTTATGGCGGCAGTGTGTTATGTGGTGCTTGGATTACTCCATGTTCCATTTTCCGATTCCGCGCTAGTGCCGAATGAAGGAAAATTGCAGGTCCTCTTTTTCGATGTTGGGCAGGGTGATTGCGTTTACATTCGAACACCCAGCGGCTCATCCTATCTCGTCGATTTTGGCAGCATGGCATCTTCAGGCACCGCTCGAGTCGAGCAAAGCACGCTTCCCTTTCTTCGCGCGGAAAACAGCACGAATGTAATGGCAGGGTTCATTAGCCACATGCACAGCGATCACTACGGCGGCGCGCCCTCGCTTCTCGATCACGCGAGTGTCGCTCAATTGTTCACCAGCGGTGAACGCGTTCACGAACCATTGGCAAAGAGTCTTGAACATGATGCCAACATTCAGCATACTTCACTCCACGTTCTGTCCGTCGGTAATACCATTCGACTCGATACTTCCACAGAAATCCCGGTCACGCTGTACACACTGCATCCGACTCGGTTCGAAATCGCCGGAATGCGGACCAATTACGGTCTCAACACGAATAATGGCTCGTTGGCATTCAAGCTTGTCTATGGCCGAACGAGCTTCTTATTCTTGGGCGACATCGCAACCAGCGATGAACGCGGCATGGTCATGAGCTACGGTGGGAACACCAATGGTGCTCCCAACTTCCTTGCGAGCGATGTCGTGAAAGTCGCTCATCACGGAAGTCTCACCAATTCCTGCAAGGAACTGGTCCAGTGTTCGCATCCGCGTTTCGCCGTGATCTCGGTTGGCGCTTCGAATCGCTATGGCCATCCCGCACCTGCGGTCATCAAACGCTGGATGGGCTCTGGTGCGAACGTACGCCAGACTAACCGCGATGGCGCCATTCTCTTTGCCAGCGATGGAACACGCGTCGAAGAGATCAACTGGAAATGA
- a CDS encoding IgGFc-binding protein, producing MKTHPSPSFPHFGLASLGIALLSISAIQLLSLGSIARAQCNTMVEPPTSIGTEFLLCFERNVDANREDLDSGYCEIDLASLDQAATVTITSRHYPGMSQVFQLPPRTSKVWRVTDLWPDLWITSADSIEDRVVKVTSSSPIACYGQNHKAQSADGFLALPISSCGSEYRVMSYGNSDYTTAVTMMPSQFAVAAFTPSTITITPSAPTATGHPAGAPFTVTLDAGQCIQIQTDGTVIGQDLTGSIVTASGGSKIAVFGSHARTELPTRFQNSLFSTSRDHLAEQLPPIGAWGSNFVLAPIQVDASSRICPDGDNVRVLALNNNTVVTVNGNPWVTLAANQWADSLFLNPLVISASGGPILVGQYAHSNLYNGDDGDPFLAIVPPVEQSYNDYTFFASEDNAYSVQKVIVAADTAAQNSIVFDGAPLSSSFFIPMPISIGTNSYGYTELTVTPGAHRISCNQSDGFTILSYGLGFVISYGYTAGALLKPLRAVFVQPQPTIIGSGSATPDRTSSNRVHINNVLTDPVYLDQADFIPDNPDDASYDIHFVEQLDPISGQLDPGETSTLHLACQQQLDKPITGTIKIYAHAFNWHDLEPAQQAWTFFPNTAADVQAGTANAIDFRNAPNPFGTVTTIAFNMPEMADVTLTLTDELGRCVRTIAQGPFQPGHYDIRLDRHELPNGCYHCNLRAPKLGIDRTITILAVE from the coding sequence ATGAAGACTCATCCTTCTCCATCCTTTCCTCATTTCGGGCTTGCTTCACTCGGGATTGCGCTGCTGTCTATCAGCGCCATACAGCTGCTGTCGCTCGGCAGCATTGCACGAGCGCAATGCAACACCATGGTCGAACCGCCGACGAGTATCGGCACGGAATTTCTGCTCTGCTTCGAACGAAACGTGGATGCCAATCGGGAAGACCTCGATAGCGGCTATTGCGAGATTGACCTAGCGTCACTTGATCAGGCTGCTACCGTCACGATCACCAGCCGACACTATCCGGGAATGAGTCAGGTATTTCAGCTTCCACCACGGACCTCGAAGGTCTGGCGTGTTACCGACTTGTGGCCTGACCTTTGGATCACAAGTGCCGATAGTATTGAGGATCGCGTCGTGAAGGTCACCTCATCCAGCCCGATCGCCTGTTACGGTCAGAACCATAAGGCACAATCTGCGGATGGATTTCTGGCGCTGCCCATCAGTTCGTGCGGCTCTGAATACCGCGTCATGAGTTATGGTAATTCAGATTATACGACAGCCGTAACCATGATGCCTTCGCAATTCGCTGTGGCGGCATTCACCCCATCGACTATAACGATCACACCTTCCGCTCCCACAGCCACTGGTCACCCGGCCGGTGCTCCGTTTACCGTTACTCTCGATGCCGGACAATGCATTCAGATTCAAACCGATGGCACGGTGATCGGCCAAGATCTAACCGGCTCTATTGTCACCGCATCAGGCGGCAGCAAGATCGCCGTCTTTGGGTCGCATGCCCGGACGGAGTTGCCAACCCGATTTCAGAATTCCCTGTTTTCAACCAGTCGTGATCATTTGGCAGAGCAATTGCCCCCGATCGGGGCCTGGGGCTCCAACTTCGTTCTCGCGCCGATCCAAGTTGACGCGAGCTCTAGGATCTGTCCGGATGGTGATAACGTCCGGGTTCTCGCACTCAACAACAATACCGTGGTTACGGTTAATGGCAATCCGTGGGTCACGCTTGCGGCCAATCAATGGGCCGATTCTTTATTTTTGAACCCGCTTGTCATATCCGCCAGTGGAGGACCCATTCTCGTAGGGCAATACGCACATAGCAATTTGTATAATGGAGATGATGGCGATCCTTTCCTCGCGATTGTCCCACCGGTTGAGCAGTCCTACAATGATTACACTTTTTTTGCCAGTGAGGATAATGCATACTCAGTTCAAAAAGTGATCGTAGCAGCAGATACCGCGGCGCAAAACAGCATTGTCTTCGATGGCGCCCCGCTCTCCTCTTCCTTTTTTATCCCAATGCCCATTTCCATTGGGACCAATTCGTATGGCTACACGGAATTGACCGTCACGCCGGGCGCCCACAGGATTAGCTGCAATCAGTCGGATGGATTCACCATTCTCAGCTATGGTCTCGGATTTGTAATTTCCTATGGATATACTGCCGGAGCACTCCTCAAGCCACTCCGCGCAGTGTTTGTCCAACCTCAGCCGACTATCATTGGGAGCGGCTCAGCGACGCCTGATCGCACCAGTTCGAATCGCGTCCATATTAATAACGTGCTGACCGATCCTGTTTATCTCGATCAGGCCGATTTCATCCCCGATAACCCGGATGATGCGAGTTACGATATTCACTTCGTTGAGCAGCTCGATCCCATTAGCGGACAACTCGATCCTGGTGAGACTTCGACCCTCCATTTGGCCTGCCAGCAGCAATTGGATAAACCGATCACAGGGACCATTAAGATCTATGCGCATGCCTTCAACTGGCATGATCTCGAACCGGCACAGCAAGCGTGGACGTTCTTCCCAAACACTGCGGCCGACGTCCAGGCAGGCACCGCAAACGCGATCGACTTCCGCAATGCACCCAATCCCTTTGGGACCGTCACGACCATCGCATTTAACATGCCCGAAATGGCCGATGTGACGCTCACACTAACCGACGAACTCGGACGCTGTGTTCGTACCATCGCACAGGGACCCTTCCAGCCTGGACACTATGACATTCGTCTCGACCGGCATGAACTGCCAAATGGCTGCTATCACTGCAATCTCAGGGCGCCTAAGCTCGGGATTGACAGGACGATTACAATTCTCGCTGTGGAATAG
- the dtd gene encoding D-aminoacyl-tRNA deacylase, whose translation MRVIIQRVTRASVRVDGELIGSIADGLVALVGFRDSDTQAEIQWMARKLPGLRVFSDSEGKMNHSLRDINGQILIVSQFTVYGNARKGNRPSYILAARPEKAVTLYHEFIDLLRQDLGSEQVASGVFQAHMQLELMNDGPVTLILERDAKDTE comes from the coding sequence ATGCGAGTTATTATTCAACGGGTTACCAGAGCATCAGTTCGTGTCGATGGCGAACTGATCGGTAGTATCGCCGACGGACTCGTCGCGCTGGTTGGATTTCGCGACAGTGATACGCAGGCTGAAATTCAATGGATGGCTCGTAAACTCCCGGGTCTTCGAGTCTTCAGCGATTCCGAAGGCAAAATGAATCATTCCTTGCGAGATATCAATGGCCAAATACTGATCGTCAGCCAATTCACGGTTTATGGGAACGCCCGAAAAGGCAATCGCCCCAGCTACATACTCGCTGCTCGACCCGAAAAAGCCGTGACGCTGTATCATGAATTTATCGATTTGCTTCGGCAGGATCTTGGCTCAGAGCAGGTTGCTTCAGGAGTCTTTCAGGCACACATGCAACTGGAATTGATGAATGATGGGCCGGTCACTTTGATCCTCGAGCGTGATGCCAAGGACACAGAATAA